The sequence below is a genomic window from Campylobacter concisus.
ATTTCGCTTAAATTTATCGTCTCTACACTGCAGCCACTATAAATTTTCTTGATCTGCTCTATCGCCGCATTGTCATCATCTATCCCGTATATCGGAACTATCAAAGTATCCTTAATTTTAATAAAATTTAAGTAAGCACCCCAGTCTCTTGTTTTACTAAAAAAGCCATCGCCATATTTCATAAATTTGATCTTTAAGCCGTGCTTTTTAAGAGACCTTATAAGCCTATCGTTAAAACTCTTACTCTCATTTGAAAAGTCATTTACAAGCACACTACTTTCATCTATCCACCTCACCATGCCGTCGCTGTGACCTAGCATATCGTAAGGCTGTCTTGGTATGATAATGAGCTCATTTATCGCACATTTTTGCTTTATAATTTCAGCTATCTCGGTTTTTGTCTTCAGTGGATTTTCTCTAAAAATTTTATCAGTCATGATGGCTTTGCCTCCAAGCCTTACGAAATTTCCACCATCTAGGACTAAATTTATATGCTCTTTTAATGTTTGGATCTTTGTTCTTAGATGGCTATATTTTTCATCTTTTAGGTAGTCTGGATCGTAGTCGTAAGAGATTAGGCGCCCATCATCAAGCAAAATCGGCATAAAGTCTCTCATCCAAATGTCTTTAGTCTCTAAAAACTCGTATTTAACCCCGTGTTTGTCAAATATCTGACACAAGCTTTTGGCTGTTTTGGTGTGGTGCTTTGCCAAAAGCGCGGAAAGTAGGATAGTTGGCTGCATATTTGCTCCTAAATTTGATAGTTTTTGTGAAATTTTACTAATAAATTTCTAGACATTTTTTGTCCATTTGAGTAGCTATAATTTCACAAATCGCAAAAAATGTATCGGCGATAAAAATCAAAAAAGGATAATCAATGATCTATGAGCAACTTAAAATTCTCACACAAAACAGCGACAAAAAGGCGCTCTCAAAAGCACTTGGCTACGTTAGAGAGCAAAATTTCACAAGAGCACTTGCAAATTTAGAGGCGGCAAAGAGCTTAGATGAGTTTATCACAAAGGGGCACTTTGACTGGGCACATAGCTCAGAAACGCTCATCCTAGCCCTTAGCAAGCACTTTGCTCTTAACATAGACGCAGAGCTTGGCGAGGTGCAAAAACTCTACAACGAGCGAGTAAAATTTAGAGGCTCATATATCTACATAGATACGGATTTTAAGCGCAAGAATGAGCCTATATTTGCCCTTGCTATAGCGCAGCACCTAAGGTATGTCAGCTTAACGCCGTTTTTAGATGAGCTTTGTTTTAAAGCATTAGACGAGCAGCTAAAAGTTATCTCAAAGATTACTAAAAACTACTATCAAAAAACGCAAACTCTGCCTATTTTTGGGGCTATAACTGGCTTTAAACTGTACCTTCTAGGTAAAAATTACTCGCTTGATACAAACGGAAATTTTACGGATAAAGAGATCGCCGAACAAGTTGCGACGATTAAATTTTAGATAAAGGAGAGGTTATGAATTTATCAGGACGCTATGAGCGCATTCACAAATGTTGCAGATGTTGCAGGATTTATTATGCGGATTATATTATAGACGAAAATGCAATGCTGGAAAATTTGGCTAAAAACTTAAACCAAGATGAGCTTGACTGGCTTTTGCAAAACCACACAGAGCTTTGCCTGAGGGTAAATCATCATCTTTTTGAGTACGACGATCTGGCTCGTTCAGTATTTTTTAAAAGCAAAAAGAGAGGCCTTGCGGTAAAAATTTACAAGATCGCACAAAGTTTTTGTAAAAGTGGTATGGACTACGCTTTTTTGGCGATAGCTATACATAAAACCTTAAGAGCTAAAAAGTGGTGTAAGGAGCTTTTGGCTATGGCGGAAAATAACATCAAAGACGGGCTTTGCCTTATAAATATGCTAAATTTTATAGAGATCAAAGTCTTGTGCGGGCAAAAAGTCGAAAATTTCTTACAAAACGCACTAACGACGACAAATTTTAAGGCGGATTTTTATCTTGATATGGCGCTAGAACTAAAGCAAATAGGTAGCTTTGATGAGTTTGCCTATAAATTTTATAAAAAGTGTATAGAGAAAGACAAACATGACTTCTATCTAAGTTATGCTCACGTTTTTATAAAAGACAGAGGTGAGCTAAAAGCACTCGGTATAAAACCAAAACAAAAAGAGCCAAAAAAGGTCGTGGCCTCAAAAGAACATAAAAGCAAAGACGAATATCTAAGCGAGCTAAGAGATAAGAGCGACTTTTATAAATTCTACGATGTTTTAGATGATATGGCGGAAGAATTTGGCAAGCAAAGATGGATATTAGAGCTTTATAAAGACGGCGAAATTTATGCCAAAACCGCGGCCGATTATGCTTATGTGGCAAGTAGCATTATGATGGATTTTAAAAATAAAATTTACGCAAGAGAATTTTTAGATAAAGCCGTGAAACTCTTGCCAGATCCTAGAGAGACGTTTTTTGTGCTTGATATCTTAAAAGAACTTGGCGATAAGGAGCTTTTAGCTATAGCTTGTGAAAAGCTACTAAGTATGCCCGATCCTAGCTATATGAGGATCTCTAGCTACTTAAAAAATATCGATCCAAATTTAGCAAAAGAGTGCGCTGTAAAAGCCGTAGAAAATGCTAAAACCAGAACAGAAATTTTACATGCGGCTACCGATGTTTTGTGGATATTTAAAGATAAAAAATGGGCAATCGAAATAGTCAAAAGCGGTATAATTGACGTGGTAAATCAAATTTAAGGAGAAGTGATGGATTTAGATATAGCTTGGGTAAATAATATGGACGAGAAGGATAAGGGTCTTACGATCTTTTTAAAAGAGATCATGCAAGAATTTGCAAAAGAAGAGCTAAGGGCTTTTAAAACATGGAAAAACTTTCATTTTGTTTACAGCGAACGCTCCATAATGTCATCTTTGGTGCCTGTCTTGCATTCTTTGACTGATGGAATTTGGCTTGAGGATCCATTTTCTAAAGTAGATATTAATGCAAAGAACTGCAAAAGACGAATCGATGTCGTTACATCAAGAAATAAACGTATGTTTTTTATTGAGGTTAAGCACTTTTTTGATAGATTAGATAAAAATTACCTATATAGATATGCTCAAGAAAGATTTAATAAGACTGTTGAACAAATTTCAGATATAACTCTTAATAGCATAGGAGATAACTACCTTGATCTTGATAACAATGACTACAAAATAGCATTAATGGTAGTTACAACATTTTTACGAAAAAGGGGCGACTCTTATAATATGGACGCGCTAAGTCCGACCTCACAAGAATATGCGAATATGCTAAACAATGCTTGTTACGATGAAAATTGTAAAATATCTACAAAACCAAGCTATGTCATAACATGGAAACTTGATAAGCCAGAAAAATACGAGATAAATTATAAAAATGGCTCGGAAATTTATCCATTTGTTAGCTTTATAGTTAAGGCTGAGAGACTAAGCTAAAAGTTATGGATAAAAATAATTGTGGGGCAAATATGAAAAAATTTTGGGGTCTTAGGCCATATATGGAAGTTAGTGATTTTATATCGTCAGTAAAGCCAAAGCAACTGCTTTCTAGTGAATTTAATGATATCTTGTCAAAATGTGAGGATGTGAGAGAGTATTTGCATTTGGCAAATCTAGCTTTCGAGCTTGAAGATGGCGAAAATAGGCAAAAAATAATAAAAACAATCCTAAAAAGGGCGCTACAAGTGCCTCAAGAACCTTGGGGATATTTTTATATAGCTAGAAGCGCCTATGAAAATTTAAACGATAAAAAGCTTGCTAAAAAGATCATCGTAAAACAGATAAAAAGATTTAAGATAAATGATTATTTCTTGCTTTGCAAGCAAAATATACTTAGTAAAAAACAGATCAAAACAGCCATAAAAAGTGCTTTAAGCTCAGGCATGAAAAGGCAAAGGTTTGTAAATTTGTTAGATAGATTAAGCGAGGTAGATAAGTATAGTTTGGTATGCAGGAAATTTTACAAAAAAGCTAAAAAACTACCGACAGACAATGACGCATGCGACAAAGAGTGCTTAAAAAAAGAAGAAAGAACACGGCAAGCACTGGATCAAATACGCAATAAAAACACTAAAACCAAATAGCAAATTTAAGATATAAATAGATAAATTTAGACATAACCTGTCTGTTTTTGTCATTATAATATCCTTTAAATTTAAAGGACAAAAATGGGAAAATTTACAAAGGAGCAAAGGCTAAAGCTAAATAGTATAAACGAAAGGCTCTATGACCTTGAGCGCCGTGTCGTGCCACGTGCAAAGCAGATAAATATCTCTGCAAAAGACATAAAAGACGCATGGGATCATGAATGTAGCCTACTGCTCTCTTTTTACTCAAAAGATAAACTTCTTATGCTATATTGGGAGTATATGAAACTCATAGATGACTACGTTTTTACTGAAAATCAAAATGAATTTAGAAACTGGCCAACGCATGAGATGTTTGGTGAGTTCCACTGCTGGTTTTACCACTGCTTATATGACCATACAGATCTTAGCTGGGATGAAATTTTGACTATCGACAGGATGAAAGGCAAGCTTTGCTCATGGTATGACTATACGCCTATAGATCTTTGCCTGGAAAAGCTAGAGTGTAGCAAGAAAGAAGTGTATATCTCTGATGCCAACAAAGATCAGTGGGAGCAGATAGAGAAGATAAATAAAGCGCTAGCTAGCTACCAAGATATCCTAATAAGAGATGTAAAGATACTTGAAAACAGGCTAAAGGCAAGGGTTGAGGGTGGGTTTATCGAGGATTATGCTATGGAATTTCGTTTGGTCTTTTATTTGCGCGAAGACGATCCAGATTATGATGAAAATGACGACAATTTCTTAGCTATCATCAATGAGCCAATCATTCCTGGCGAAATGAGCAAGCAAAAGAGCCGCTGGACGCAAAACCGCAATGAATATTTTGGTAGCTCTGTCTATTTTGATAATAAGGCGTATTTTTGCTATCTATTTTCAGCTTTTATAAATAACACGCATATCTGTAAGATAAAAGATATATTACGCATAGGCTCTATTGATATGGCGCTTTGCTGGGATGAGTACTATGAAATTTAAAGAAAAATAATCTAAAAAACTATAGCGAGTTTAATCAGATCGAAAACAAAGAAAGGCTATTTTTAGCTTTTTGCAAATCATATTGCATTTTTTTCAAACACTTCTTATAAATATCATCACTTAAGCACATAAAAGATAAATAAAGCGCAAGACAAAAAGCGATTATTTTTTATTCAAATTTCTAAATATAGACATTTTTTGTCCATTTTGCTTGTTATAATTTCACATGTCACAAAGATATCTTGACAAAAAATTAAAACAAAGGAGAAAAAATGTCAAAGAAAAAAGTTGTTAAAACTGCTCCTATAATTGAGCAGTTTGTAGATTTGGCTAGCACGCAAAGAGAGCTAGCAGATGAATTAGGAGCTAAGTTTTTAGAATTTTGCAATTCATACCTAAATGAAAAATGTGTTATTACTAGAAGTGAATTTGCTTACCAAAACTCTTTTTTACCGGTAAATCTAAGTATCGAAGCTCACACTAAAAAACCTACTTCATTCATGTCAAGTGTAAGTGCGTACGTTGGTAATGTCTCTTTTGAACTATCATATAATGCTCAGGGTGAAGAGTATGATGATGACCATTTTAAAGATGAGCTAGTTAAGTTCTTAAATAAATAATATTTTATAGTAAAAATAAACCTGCAATATAAGATCGTGCTAATCTAGTGCAAAAGCTTGAGATAGGTGAAATTTTGCTGTGCTAAAAGCAGGGATGAAAATCCCTGCAATAGTCATCTTAGTGACTAGTTTATTCCACTTTTTTGTGTTGGCAGAAGCTACAATAATGGCACAAGATAGATAATTTATTAAATACACTCTTTTATTCTAGAGATAAATTCATTTTCTTTGATTTTGATCTCTTCGATGCTATATTCATTTAAATTTGCAAGTTCTATGCCATCTACTATAAATTTGGTATTTAAATTATCAAACCAAGAGTGGCTATGGCAACCATCCCTACTAAATTTATCCATAGGATACAAAAGGCCGCCAACTACAACGTTTTTGCCTTGGTTTTGGTAGTAGCTCATATAGGTATTTATCTGAAAAAAGTCATTTCTATCAACATCGCCTAGTCCGTATTGATCCTTGCCATGCATATTCATGCGTTTATATTTTGTGTCAAAAACAAGCACCTTATCACTGCTGCTCATAACTATATCTGGGATGATCTTTCTCTCAAAAAATTTATCTTTGTAAAGCTCTATTTTTGGGCTATTTACACTCCAGCCCTTGAACTCTTTTTGTAAAAGCTTACGCATATAAATTTCAAACAGCTCAGCCACATCTACCAAAAAGCCTAAATTTTGCTTACCATTGCTTTTGGTGCCGGCATCTTCATTTTCTATGATTAGACTTGCGTATTCTAAGACTTTTTTGTACGGAGTGTAGATTGGATTATGCAGTGCTTTTGAATTTAAAGCATTGTGAACGACATTAGGCGTTACAAACCTTGGCTCCCTTATCTCGTTTAGATAGCTTAAAGTGTTTATGACTTGCTTTATCAGCTCTTTACTCTCTTTTTGTACTATTTTTAGTGCTTTATGCAAAACCAAAACTATATCGCCTATCTCTTGCCTCTCTCTATTTGTGCTAGATATTTTGCCAGCAAATGGGACGTCTTTTTTTATAAATTTAGCCATATCGACTTTGCCCATAACCTTTGCTTCATGATAGCTTTTGTCTTTATATTCTTTAGGCAGTCCAAGTAAAAATACACGCTCTAGCGCTTGTATAAAGAGATAATAGATGACGATCCTTGACAGATTTTTCTTAGCATCTATGGACTTGCCAAGTGATACGTCATCTACGTAAATATCATTTGCAAAATTTAGCATCCGCTCTAAAAATTTATTTGAAAATCTAGAGTTTATCTCTATATCTATGCCGTTATGGACAAAACTTCCTATAAAATTTCCAGTTTGTACGTAAAGCCCATCATCCTGCATCCTTGTGCTAATGATAAGCTCATCGTATTTGCCCTGAGAGTCTGGCAAAAAAGAGAGAAATTTACCGCCTTTTGCCACATAGTCGCTTAGCGTTAGGCTAAATTCTTTCTCTCTATTCTTTGCTAGTTTTTTATCTTGCTCATAATTACCGAAAAAATTATCACTTATTTTTATTGCCATATGTATCAATCAGTTTTGTTTTCATGTCATTTAAACGAGTTTCTATATCTTTACCGCTATACTGAGTTCTTAGATATTCTTTTAAGAGCGGGCTTATGTGTTCATTCCAGAGCCTGCTTATCTCGCTCTTAGTTAATTTCTTTGGTTTTAGAAAGTATGAATGTCCAAGCTCATAGCTGTCATCTAGCCCTAATCCTTTCTCGCTAGTTATATACTCATTTATATCTTTACAAAGCTTGATATACGTTTCTACATTATCTTCATCCGAATAGCGATCAACTATCACATCATAATTACAACTATACTTTTTCCAAACAAATCTTCTTCTAAGTGCCATATCAAAGCTATCTATACTTTTATCTATGTCATTCATCGTACCGATGAAGTATAAATTTTCAGGCACTCCAAAATAACCTTCGCCTGCTTCATCTACATAAACAGCGTGTTTTTCATTATCCCAAAGCGATGAATTTGCTGTTTTGACTAGCATCCCCTGAAGATTGCCTTTTTTGTCAAAGCTTAGTCTTTTATCGTCCTCTAGACACAAAAGTAGCTCACCAAAAACCCTTGAAAGTTCAGCTCTATTTATCTCATCGGCTACAAAGTAATATTTTTTGAGTTTTTCTTTGCCATCTTTGCTATCTTGTAAATTTTTAAAAGCATCTATGCACATCTGCTTAAATACGCCGTTTTTTAGCTCAAATTTCATTGCTCCATTTTCTATGCCAGTTGGCTTTACACCGTCCATGAAGTCCTCATAGCTATAACTTGGATGAAACTGAACTATTTTATATTCATGATTTTTCTCTATTAGTTTTCTTGCTTCTATGGTTTGTTTCGTTTGATATGTCTTGCCAGTTCCCGGAGCACCGTAAAGGATGATATTTTTAGACTCAAAGTCTATGCCGCCACTCCACATATTTTTTACTATATCATCATAAAAGATGTTTTTTTCTTTCAATTCTATTTTGCCCTTCAAATTATTTTCAAGTCCATCTTTTATCTTTTCTAATTTCTTATCAATATCATCAGCATCATCGCCAGTATCTGTTTTGCAGTATTTACTCTCAAAGGCAGCCACGATAGATTCCTTGTGGGCGTTGCTGATTATCGGCATATAATATCCTGGCTTAAAAAGATGAAGCAGGGCG
It includes:
- a CDS encoding agmatine deiminase family protein produces the protein MQPTILLSALLAKHHTKTAKSLCQIFDKHGVKYEFLETKDIWMRDFMPILLDDGRLISYDYDPDYLKDEKYSHLRTKIQTLKEHINLVLDGGNFVRLGGKAIMTDKIFRENPLKTKTEIAEIIKQKCAINELIIIPRQPYDMLGHSDGMVRWIDESSVLVNDFSNESKSFNDRLIRSLKKHGLKIKFMKYGDGFFSKTRDWGAYLNFIKIKDTLIVPIYGIDDDNAAIEQIKKIYSGCSVETINLSEIIELGGALHCITAEKFGW
- a CDS encoding McrC family protein, which translates into the protein MAIKISDNFFGNYEQDKKLAKNREKEFSLTLSDYVAKGGKFLSFLPDSQGKYDELIISTRMQDDGLYVQTGNFIGSFVHNGIDIEINSRFSNKFLERMLNFANDIYVDDVSLGKSIDAKKNLSRIVIYYLFIQALERVFLLGLPKEYKDKSYHEAKVMGKVDMAKFIKKDVPFAGKISSTNRERQEIGDIVLVLHKALKIVQKESKELIKQVINTLSYLNEIREPRFVTPNVVHNALNSKALHNPIYTPYKKVLEYASLIIENEDAGTKSNGKQNLGFLVDVAELFEIYMRKLLQKEFKGWSVNSPKIELYKDKFFERKIIPDIVMSSSDKVLVFDTKYKRMNMHGKDQYGLGDVDRNDFFQINTYMSYYQNQGKNVVVGGLLYPMDKFSRDGCHSHSWFDNLNTKFIVDGIELANLNEYSIEEIKIKENEFISRIKECI
- a CDS encoding McrB family protein; this translates as MAFENYEDAFKKFNEIFFKDRKSIFTDKEIFNKTNVEFLIKNFVEKGDASDKDFDEKIKEQLKGASDDVIDLMANIIWLWRLPPKTADRKSSVAFFLKNFNKEELMHGDPNSFLGNFVGFATAGTYYNINKAFELAYIIRFLEKYLEIDRTEKEIYILKKELGNSIKINEKEKTASMYNALLHLFKPGYYMPIISNAHKESIVAAFESKYCKTDTGDDADDIDKKLEKIKDGLENNLKGKIELKEKNIFYDDIVKNMWSGGIDFESKNIILYGAPGTGKTYQTKQTIEARKLIEKNHEYKIVQFHPSYSYEDFMDGVKPTGIENGAMKFELKNGVFKQMCIDAFKNLQDSKDGKEKLKKYYFVADEINRAELSRVFGELLLCLEDDKRLSFDKKGNLQGMLVKTANSSLWDNEKHAVYVDEAGEGYFGVPENLYFIGTMNDIDKSIDSFDMALRRRFVWKKYSCNYDVIVDRYSDEDNVETYIKLCKDINEYITSEKGLGLDDSYELGHSYFLKPKKLTKSEISRLWNEHISPLLKEYLRTQYSGKDIETRLNDMKTKLIDTYGNKNK